The Sphingobium sp. JS3065 genome includes a region encoding these proteins:
- a CDS encoding flavin-containing monooxygenase codes for MESNIVNKADGKISSPGDERFDAVVVGAGFSGMYMLHKLRKLGLSAIVIEAGPEVGGVWYWNRYPGARCDVESIQYQYGFSEEILREWTWSERYPSQAEINKYQNYVADKLELRRDIRFNTRVMSAYYDEASGRWVIQTDRGEKISSQFCIMATGNLSVPRIPDFPGLETFEGATYHTHDWPSSEVNFAGKRVAVIGTGSSGAQVIPEIGAQAGQLTVFQRTANYCVSAFNGPLEPGYVKEAKAHFFEQRKKAAYSFGGLATPLGTESALELTPEEARNRLEGRWDRGGLELLNTFYDLLLDRAANDVGAEFVKTKMREKLGDPELADLLIPKDYPLGAKRPCLDAGYLDTFKRPNVRLIDVNKSPIERVVDRGVIAGGVLHEFDAIVFATGFDAMTGALSQIDIRGRKAISLRDEWSAGPRTLLGLMVAGFPNFFNVIGPGSPSVLTNNLVAIEQHVEWIADCIGDMKADGISLIEARRDAQDAWVDHVNEVASRTLLPAANSWYLGANVPGKPRVFMPYTGGLDVYRRKCEQVRANGYEGFTLTKGVVTQSAVLAGEG; via the coding sequence ATGGAGTCCAATATTGTGAACAAGGCGGACGGGAAGATCAGCTCGCCTGGCGACGAACGCTTCGATGCAGTTGTTGTCGGCGCCGGCTTCTCCGGGATGTACATGTTGCACAAGCTGCGAAAGCTCGGGCTTTCTGCGATCGTCATTGAAGCCGGGCCCGAAGTTGGCGGCGTGTGGTACTGGAACCGTTATCCGGGTGCTCGTTGCGACGTTGAAAGCATACAGTACCAATATGGCTTCTCCGAGGAAATCCTGCGCGAGTGGACCTGGTCTGAGCGGTACCCCAGCCAGGCCGAAATCAACAAATATCAGAATTACGTAGCAGATAAACTCGAGCTGCGTCGCGATATTCGCTTTAACACGCGGGTGATGTCCGCGTACTACGACGAGGCGTCCGGGCGCTGGGTAATCCAGACGGATCGCGGTGAAAAAATTTCCTCGCAATTTTGCATCATGGCGACTGGCAACCTCTCGGTCCCGCGCATCCCTGATTTTCCGGGGCTCGAGACATTTGAGGGCGCAACCTATCATACGCACGACTGGCCCAGTAGCGAAGTAAATTTCGCTGGCAAGCGCGTGGCAGTCATCGGAACCGGATCATCCGGTGCTCAGGTGATCCCGGAAATTGGTGCGCAGGCCGGTCAATTGACTGTATTTCAACGTACCGCGAATTACTGCGTGTCTGCCTTCAACGGTCCCCTAGAGCCCGGCTACGTCAAGGAAGCCAAAGCGCATTTCTTCGAACAACGTAAAAAAGCTGCCTATAGTTTCGGCGGACTAGCAACGCCTTTGGGAACCGAAAGCGCTCTTGAACTGACCCCGGAGGAAGCGCGGAACAGATTGGAAGGCCGGTGGGATCGGGGCGGTCTAGAACTGCTCAATACCTTTTACGATCTCTTGTTGGATCGGGCTGCCAACGATGTCGGGGCAGAGTTCGTGAAAACGAAGATGCGCGAAAAGCTTGGTGATCCTGAATTGGCGGACCTGCTGATACCCAAGGATTACCCTTTAGGTGCCAAGCGGCCTTGCCTTGACGCCGGCTATCTCGATACCTTTAAGCGACCCAATGTCCGACTGATCGACGTCAACAAATCGCCGATCGAGCGGGTTGTTGACAGAGGCGTCATCGCGGGCGGCGTACTTCATGAATTTGATGCAATAGTCTTCGCCACGGGCTTCGATGCTATGACTGGTGCCTTGTCGCAGATCGACATTCGTGGCCGCAAGGCCATCTCGCTGCGAGACGAGTGGTCTGCGGGACCACGTACGCTGCTCGGGCTCATGGTCGCTGGCTTTCCAAACTTTTTCAATGTCATCGGACCCGGTAGTCCATCGGTGCTCACCAACAATCTGGTGGCCATCGAACAGCATGTCGAATGGATTGCCGATTGCATCGGCGACATGAAAGCCGATGGCATCTCCCTTATTGAAGCGCGACGTGACGCGCAAGACGCGTGGGTGGATCATGTTAACGAGGTCGCATCGCGAACGCTGCTTCCGGCTGCAAACAGCTGGTATCTCGGTGCAAACGTTCCAGGTAAGCCACGTGTTTTTATGCCTTATACAGGTGGCCTCGATGTCTACCGCCGTAAGTGCGAGCAGGTCCGTGCCAACGGCTACGAGGGTTTTACATTGACGAAAGGCGTTGTGACTCAGAGCGCAGTCTTGGCCGGGGAGGGTTAG